A window of Sphingobium herbicidovorans contains these coding sequences:
- the trbL gene encoding P-type conjugative transfer protein TrbL has product MDDLNVIDRFMEAFIRYIDSGFGLLGGDVAFLTSILIGIDITLAGLFWAMGGENDIIAKLLKKILYVGVFAFIIGNFGALSDIIFRSFAGLGITAGGGTISAEDLLKPGRLAGAGFEAAHPLIDQIKDMLGPIAFFENFLEIVVLLIAWVLTILAFFILAIQLFITLIEFKLTSLAGFALMPFALWNRTAFLAERVLGSIISSGVKVMVLGVIVGIGSGFFPDFLTTMAGSEPDVEEAMSLALGALALLGLGIYGPGIASGIVAGAPQLGAGAAVGTVAAAAGTMIVAGGAGMAAARAGGGAALGAVRAGTLMGAAASTSYKLGQETSGSQTVGAGLSGVATATRGAAVNAARRTGSSLGIGDAAAAGRDAAWNAGNQSKSPASPPSNENAAASAAPPAWATDLKADQRRRSARQTAAHVISDGSRGGSGASPDIAEKED; this is encoded by the coding sequence ATGGACGATCTCAATGTCATCGACCGCTTCATGGAAGCCTTCATCCGCTACATCGACAGCGGCTTCGGGCTGCTCGGCGGCGATGTCGCTTTCCTCACCAGCATATTGATCGGCATCGACATCACGCTCGCCGGGCTCTTCTGGGCGATGGGCGGAGAGAATGACATCATCGCGAAGCTGCTCAAGAAGATCCTCTATGTCGGCGTCTTCGCCTTCATCATCGGCAACTTCGGGGCGCTTTCGGATATTATCTTCCGCTCCTTCGCCGGGCTCGGCATCACCGCCGGCGGCGGCACGATCTCGGCCGAAGACCTACTGAAACCCGGACGGCTTGCCGGCGCGGGGTTCGAGGCGGCGCATCCGCTCATCGACCAGATCAAGGACATGCTCGGGCCGATCGCTTTCTTCGAGAATTTCCTCGAGATCGTGGTGCTGCTGATCGCCTGGGTCCTCACGATCCTCGCCTTCTTCATTCTCGCAATCCAGCTTTTCATCACGCTGATCGAGTTCAAGCTGACCAGCCTCGCGGGCTTTGCGCTGATGCCCTTTGCCCTCTGGAACCGGACCGCTTTCCTCGCCGAACGCGTGCTCGGCAGCATCATATCGTCGGGGGTAAAGGTGATGGTGCTTGGCGTCATCGTCGGCATCGGCTCGGGTTTCTTTCCCGATTTTCTGACGACGATGGCGGGCTCCGAGCCAGACGTCGAGGAAGCGATGTCTTTGGCGCTCGGCGCGCTGGCCTTGCTTGGGCTCGGCATCTACGGACCGGGCATCGCATCGGGCATTGTCGCCGGCGCACCGCAGCTCGGCGCGGGCGCTGCAGTCGGCACCGTCGCCGCAGCCGCGGGAACAATGATCGTCGCCGGCGGCGCCGGCATGGCGGCTGCGCGCGCTGGCGGCGGCGCCGCGCTCGGCGCGGTTCGCGCCGGCACATTGATGGGCGCGGCGGCCTCGACGTCGTACAAGCTCGGGCAGGAAACCTCGGGATCGCAAACGGTCGGCGCCGGTCTCTCGGGCGTCGCAACCGCGACCAGGGGCGCGGCCGTCAACGCTGCGCGCCGCACTGGCAGCTCGCTCGGGATCGGCGACGCCGCCGCCGCCGGGCGCGATGCCGCCTGGAACGCCGGAAATCAGAGCAAGAGCCCGGCTTCGCCGCCGTCGAACGAGAATGCCGCCGCGTCTGCTGCACCGCCCGCGTGGGCGACCGATCTCAAGGCCGACCAGCGCCGTCGCTCGGCGCGGCAGACTGCCGCCCATGTGATTTCCGACGGGAGCCGCGGTGGCAGCGGCGCGAGCCCCGATATCGCCGAGAAGGAGGATTGA
- the mreD gene encoding rod shape-determining protein MreD, which yields MIDPHLQHVPRLGRHPSRFRLAGAPVIAVMLGSAISVMPLIAQAPVMPPFGLLLLLSWRLLRPELWRAWIGLPLGLFDDILSGQPIGSAMFLWTMTLIGIDAIEHRIVWRSYRQDWLIAAIAIIFCIVGGVFFARITGGGDIKLKLVAPQMLWTILLFPFVVRQCARIDRWRVMA from the coding sequence ATGATTGACCCGCATCTCCAGCATGTTCCCCGGCTCGGCCGCCATCCGTCACGCTTTCGGCTGGCGGGAGCGCCGGTGATCGCGGTCATGCTGGGATCTGCTATCAGTGTAATGCCCCTGATCGCCCAAGCACCGGTCATGCCGCCCTTCGGCCTTCTACTGCTGCTGTCGTGGAGGCTCCTGCGCCCGGAACTGTGGCGTGCATGGATCGGCCTTCCGCTGGGACTGTTCGATGATATCCTGAGCGGCCAGCCGATAGGTTCCGCGATGTTTCTGTGGACCATGACGCTGATTGGTATCGATGCCATCGAACACCGCATCGTATGGCGCAGCTACCGGCAGGACTGGTTAATTGCGGCGATCGCAATTATCTTCTGTATTGTCGGCGGGGTGTTCTTCGCACGGATCACAGGCGGAGGGGACATCAAACTGAAACTGGTCGCGCCGCAAATGCTTTGGACGATCCTGCTCTTTCCATTCGTGGTGCGGCAATGCGCGCGGATTGATCGCTGGCGCGTAATGGCATGA
- the trbF gene encoding conjugal transfer protein TrbF, giving the protein MKFKRPIQRYGHTPEPVTPYQRAGQAWDDRIGAARVQARNWRIMAFGGLLLSTGLAAGLVWQSVQSRVTPYVVEVDRLGEARGVAPATADYNPTDPQIAWALGRFIANVRGISLDPVLMRENWLVAYDFAAERGALFLNEYARASDPFAKVGTRSVSVEITSVVRASPRSWQVKWKESAYERGSLASTSRWTAMLTVVVKPPRSADVLRKNPLGLYVEAIDWSREYEREERGPAAANAPPHTAGEPPAETPPVPATPEGALP; this is encoded by the coding sequence ATGAAATTCAAACGACCTATCCAGCGCTACGGGCACACGCCCGAGCCGGTCACGCCCTATCAGCGCGCCGGACAGGCGTGGGACGACCGGATCGGCGCCGCGCGCGTCCAGGCACGAAACTGGCGGATCATGGCATTCGGCGGACTTCTGCTCTCGACCGGGCTCGCCGCCGGACTTGTCTGGCAGTCGGTACAGAGCCGCGTCACGCCCTATGTCGTCGAGGTCGACCGGCTCGGCGAGGCGCGCGGCGTCGCGCCCGCAACCGCCGATTATAATCCGACCGACCCGCAGATCGCGTGGGCGCTCGGCCGCTTCATTGCGAATGTCCGCGGCATCTCGCTCGACCCGGTGCTGATGCGCGAGAATTGGCTCGTCGCCTATGACTTCGCGGCTGAGCGCGGCGCTCTCTTCCTCAACGAATATGCGCGGGCCTCCGATCCCTTTGCGAAGGTCGGGACGAGATCGGTGTCGGTCGAGATCACCAGCGTCGTGCGCGCCTCGCCGCGGTCGTGGCAGGTGAAGTGGAAGGAAAGCGCCTATGAGCGCGGCAGCCTTGCTTCGACGTCGCGCTGGACCGCGATGCTGACCGTCGTCGTGAAGCCGCCGCGCTCGGCCGACGTCTTGCGCAAAAATCCGCTTGGCCTCTATGTCGAGGCGATCGACTGGAGCCGCGAATATGAGCGCGAGGAGCGCGGCCCCGCCGCCGCGAACGCGCCGCCGCACACGGCGGGTGAGCCGCCCGCCGAAACTCCTCCTGTACCCGCAACCCCCGAAGGAGCCTTGCCATGA
- a CDS encoding tyrosine-type recombinase/integrase, whose amino-acid sequence MARLKQKPKRSWDEAALRWLKEKAHKKSYRDDVQRIRWFTGHLRGKTLDQIDRSLVDGLVTRHIHGTDRTKDLYVALIRAIFRRAMREWEWIDAVPAFKTYSVGGKVRVRWITEEQAETLLKELPAHQREVVVFALATGLRQGNVLDLTWDRVNLARRIATIEHGDTKNGEALGVPLNDLAAAVLMRQQGKHESHVFTFRGRPLRSANTRAWRKALRRAAITNFRWHDLRHTWASWLRQNDVPTWVLQELGGWKSESMVRRYAHLSVKHLQPYADQLTFGSRTGLAGEAQKTAEVHVPKSPPGTAQTGLRLVTRDGVTV is encoded by the coding sequence TTGGCGAGACTGAAGCAGAAGCCGAAGCGTTCATGGGACGAAGCGGCACTGCGTTGGCTCAAGGAGAAGGCGCACAAAAAGTCCTACCGGGACGATGTGCAGCGGATCCGTTGGTTCACTGGTCATTTGCGGGGCAAGACCCTCGACCAGATCGACCGGAGCCTCGTCGATGGCCTGGTGACGCGCCATATCCATGGCACGGATCGCACGAAGGATCTCTATGTGGCGCTCATCCGCGCCATCTTCCGAAGGGCGATGCGCGAATGGGAATGGATCGACGCCGTGCCGGCGTTCAAGACCTACAGCGTCGGCGGAAAGGTCCGCGTTCGCTGGATCACCGAGGAGCAGGCCGAAACCCTGCTCAAGGAACTGCCGGCCCATCAGCGTGAAGTGGTCGTGTTTGCGCTCGCGACTGGCCTGCGCCAGGGCAATGTGCTCGATCTGACATGGGACCGGGTCAATCTCGCCCGGCGCATCGCGACGATCGAGCATGGCGATACGAAGAACGGGGAAGCTTTGGGCGTCCCGCTCAACGATCTCGCCGCCGCCGTTCTCATGCGGCAGCAGGGCAAGCATGAAAGCCATGTGTTCACCTTCCGGGGCAGACCGCTCCGTTCGGCGAACACGCGGGCTTGGCGCAAGGCGCTCCGGCGCGCCGCGATCACCAACTTTCGTTGGCACGATCTGCGGCATACCTGGGCGAGCTGGCTCCGGCAGAATGACGTGCCCACCTGGGTGCTTCAGGAGCTGGGCGGATGGAAATCGGAATCGATGGTGCGCCGCTATGCGCATCTGTCGGTGAAGCATCTTCAGCCGTACGCCGACCAGCTGACTTTCGGGTCCCGAACCGGCCTCGCCGGAGAGGCGCAGAAGACTGCGGAAGTCCATGTCCCAAAATCACCCCCAGGCACGGCGCAAACCGGTCTGCGATTGGTGACCCGGGACGGGGTAACCGTTTGA
- a CDS encoding rod shape-determining protein: MSIFSRLFKLSSQDMAIDLGTANTVVYVRGRGIVLNEPSVVAVETLNGVKRVKAVGDDAKLMMGKTPDSIEAIRPLRDGVIADIDVAEQMIKHFITKVHGGKSRPWRFPEIVICVPSGSTSVERRAIRDAASNAGASQVFLIEEPMAAAIGADMPVTEPIGSMVVDIGGGTTEVAVLSLRGLAYTTSVRVGGDKMDEAIVSFVRRHHNLLIGEATAERIKKQFGVAQPPEDGVGETIHIKGRDLVNGVPKEISINQGQIADALAEPISTIVEGVRIALENTAPELAADIVDQGIVLTGGGALLKGLDDELRDETGLPVTIAEDPLTCVAIGTGRAMEDPIFRGVLQTA, encoded by the coding sequence ATGTCGATCTTTTCGCGACTTTTCAAACTCTCCTCCCAAGATATGGCTATCGACCTCGGCACGGCGAACACCGTCGTCTATGTGCGCGGCCGAGGGATCGTCCTGAATGAGCCGTCCGTAGTGGCGGTGGAGACGCTGAACGGCGTCAAACGGGTCAAGGCAGTGGGCGATGACGCCAAGCTCATGATGGGCAAGACCCCTGATTCGATTGAGGCCATTCGTCCCTTACGCGACGGCGTCATCGCGGACATCGATGTCGCCGAGCAGATGATCAAGCACTTCATCACCAAGGTGCATGGCGGCAAGTCTCGTCCATGGCGTTTCCCCGAAATCGTCATCTGCGTGCCGTCTGGTTCCACAAGCGTTGAACGCCGCGCGATTCGCGATGCGGCAAGCAACGCCGGCGCCAGCCAGGTTTTCCTGATTGAGGAACCCATGGCAGCCGCAATCGGCGCCGACATGCCAGTAACCGAGCCGATTGGCTCCATGGTCGTCGATATCGGCGGCGGCACGACCGAAGTCGCCGTACTGTCGCTGCGGGGGCTGGCCTATACCACCTCTGTGCGCGTAGGCGGCGACAAAATGGACGAAGCGATCGTCTCCTTCGTTCGCCGCCACCATAACCTCCTCATCGGAGAGGCAACCGCGGAACGCATCAAGAAGCAATTCGGGGTGGCTCAACCGCCTGAGGACGGCGTAGGCGAAACGATTCACATCAAGGGACGCGACCTGGTGAACGGCGTTCCGAAAGAAATCTCGATCAATCAGGGTCAGATTGCCGACGCGCTGGCCGAGCCGATCAGCACCATCGTCGAAGGCGTGCGCATCGCACTGGAAAACACCGCGCCGGAACTGGCCGCTGATATCGTCGATCAAGGCATCGTCTTGACCGGTGGTGGCGCACTGCTCAAGGGCTTGGACGACGAATTGCGCGACGAGACGGGCCTGCCCGTTACCATCGCCGAAGATCCGCTGACCTGCGTCGCCATCGGCACAGGCCGGGCAATGGAGGATCCGATCTTTCGAGGCGTTCTGCAGACCGCTTAA
- a CDS encoding DUF2274 domain-containing protein has translation MPDIKLAKIPDRKPVKLVVEMLPDLEQALADYADAYAAAYGQREKPADLVPYMLWSFLESDKAFARARRGGAAP, from the coding sequence ATGCCCGATATCAAGCTGGCGAAGATCCCCGATCGCAAGCCCGTGAAGCTCGTCGTCGAGATGTTGCCCGACCTCGAACAGGCGCTAGCCGATTATGCCGACGCCTATGCGGCGGCTTACGGGCAGCGCGAGAAGCCCGCCGACCTCGTGCCCTACATGCTCTGGTCGTTCCTCGAGAGCGACAAGGCGTTCGCGCGCGCCCGGCGCGGCGGCGCGGCGCCCTAG
- a CDS encoding helix-turn-helix domain-containing protein: protein MAEPALLSLIEAADFLGLHPNTVRRYVRQAVIPGGKIGRDWRFVEADLVAWLRGRYPDDARMHLGADDKEALWHSGNVQIPIMLTSQPRTEAELNILLAQPTGKKRRNTTTS from the coding sequence ATGGCGGAGCCGGCGCTTCTATCGCTGATCGAGGCAGCGGATTTCCTCGGCCTGCATCCGAACACCGTGCGCCGCTACGTCCGGCAGGCGGTCATTCCCGGCGGCAAGATCGGGCGCGACTGGCGCTTCGTCGAGGCCGACCTTGTCGCCTGGCTTCGCGGGCGGTATCCTGATGACGCACGGATGCATCTGGGTGCCGACGACAAGGAGGCACTATGGCACTCTGGAAACGTGCAAATACCTATTATGTTGACATCACAGCCCCGGACGGAAGCCGAATTAAACATACTACTGGCACAGCCGACCGGGAAAAAGCGAAGGAATACCACGACAAGCTGA
- a CDS encoding TraB/TrbI/VirB10 family type IV secretion system protein gives MNASDVPDRNVSEDIAPKVGAAPADPAALEQPAPLTPKVDPESLVLRGSPRRVVRFRRELIIGMAAVGALAIAATAWIALSPASFKLAASGDEMFDAQAARSPEALAAAPGSYDAIPKLGSPLPGDLGRPILEHQRKLAGEGEVLPADPAADAAAVAREKALADQAAARQSAVLMLGGRSGAANLTVADTVSAPEKPGETVPGAPASAAATGSAVAASANEVSAHRIRQPASPWIVSSGSIIPANLVTGLDSDLPGLVVAQVSENVYDSITGRTLLIPQGARLLGRYESNIAFGQRRAFVAWQRIIWPDGSSLTLDNAPATDAAGYAGLADQVDFHSWALLKGVGLATLLGVGTELGFGNDESELVRAMRESAQTNGARAGDRIVERNLDIPPTIRVRPGWTLRVIVHRDLVLAPWRP, from the coding sequence GTGAACGCGTCCGACGTGCCCGATCGCAATGTGAGCGAGGACATCGCACCGAAGGTTGGCGCCGCGCCTGCCGATCCTGCCGCGTTGGAGCAGCCGGCCCCGCTGACGCCCAAGGTCGATCCCGAGAGCCTGGTGCTGCGGGGAAGCCCGCGCCGAGTGGTGCGGTTCCGGCGCGAGCTGATTATCGGCATGGCTGCCGTCGGCGCGCTGGCGATCGCCGCCACCGCATGGATTGCGCTCAGCCCCGCGTCCTTCAAGCTTGCCGCGAGCGGCGACGAGATGTTCGACGCGCAAGCGGCGCGCTCGCCCGAGGCGCTCGCCGCGGCACCCGGGAGCTATGATGCGATCCCGAAGCTCGGTTCGCCGCTGCCCGGCGATCTCGGGCGCCCGATCCTCGAGCATCAGCGCAAGCTGGCGGGCGAGGGCGAGGTGCTGCCTGCCGACCCTGCCGCCGATGCGGCCGCCGTCGCCCGCGAAAAGGCCTTGGCGGACCAAGCTGCGGCGCGCCAATCGGCGGTGCTGATGCTCGGCGGGCGGAGCGGGGCGGCTAACCTTACAGTCGCCGACACCGTATCGGCGCCGGAGAAACCTGGCGAAACGGTTCCGGGAGCTCCAGCCAGCGCCGCAGCGACCGGCAGCGCGGTCGCCGCTAGCGCGAATGAAGTCAGCGCACACCGCATTCGCCAGCCGGCCTCGCCTTGGATCGTGAGCAGCGGCAGCATCATCCCGGCGAATCTCGTGACCGGGCTCGACAGCGACTTGCCCGGCCTCGTCGTCGCGCAGGTGAGCGAGAATGTTTACGACAGCATCACCGGACGCACGCTCCTCATTCCGCAAGGCGCCCGGCTCCTTGGGCGATATGAAAGCAATATCGCCTTCGGCCAGCGCCGCGCTTTTGTCGCCTGGCAGCGCATCATCTGGCCCGACGGATCGTCGCTGACGCTCGACAACGCGCCCGCGACCGATGCCGCGGGCTATGCCGGGCTCGCCGACCAGGTCGACTTCCACAGCTGGGCTTTGCTCAAGGGCGTCGGGCTCGCGACGCTGCTCGGCGTCGGCACCGAACTCGGCTTCGGGAACGACGAGAGCGAACTCGTCCGCGCAATGCGCGAGTCCGCGCAGACCAACGGCGCGCGCGCCGGCGACCGCATCGTCGAGCGGAATCTCGACATCCCGCCGACCATCCGCGTGCGGCCCGGCTGGACGCTGCGCGTGATCGTCCACCGCGATCTCGTCCTCGCGCCGTGGAGGCCGTGA
- the trbG gene encoding P-type conjugative transfer protein TrbG has product MTCFRPILAAAGAVALASSAIAGPGPVERVRAAAAAAVKEPRAQDYRGAIQTYAYVEGGVYRLVTAPEHITDIALEPGEALVAVAAGDTARWTVGDTTSGAGEARRVHIMIKPLAPGLATNLIITTDRRVYHLALASTARTAMSAVSWTYPHDSLLAIERAASATRAAVEARPAIDPVHLDFSYAIRGDKPAWRPLRAFDDGRQVFIEFPATLGQGEAPPLFVTGEGNSPELVNYRVSGRFYVVDRLFERAELRHGTKRQTVVRIVRVGPGASR; this is encoded by the coding sequence ATGACGTGCTTCCGCCCGATTCTTGCCGCTGCCGGTGCGGTGGCTCTGGCCTCTTCCGCAATCGCCGGTCCCGGGCCGGTCGAGCGCGTCCGCGCGGCGGCGGCTGCCGCCGTCAAGGAACCGCGCGCGCAGGACTATCGCGGTGCCATCCAAACCTATGCCTATGTCGAGGGCGGCGTTTACCGGCTCGTGACCGCGCCCGAGCATATCACCGACATTGCGCTCGAGCCGGGCGAAGCGCTCGTCGCGGTCGCGGCGGGCGATACCGCGCGCTGGACCGTCGGCGACACGACGAGCGGGGCGGGAGAGGCGCGCCGCGTCCATATCATGATCAAGCCGCTCGCGCCCGGCTTGGCCACGAATCTCATCATCACGACCGACCGGCGCGTCTATCACCTCGCGCTCGCAAGCACCGCGCGCACGGCGATGTCGGCGGTCTCCTGGACCTACCCGCACGACAGTCTTCTCGCGATCGAGCGCGCCGCAAGTGCAACGCGCGCCGCGGTCGAGGCGCGCCCGGCGATCGATCCTGTCCATCTCGACTTCAGCTACGCGATCCGCGGCGACAAGCCGGCATGGCGGCCGCTGCGCGCGTTCGACGACGGACGGCAGGTCTTTATAGAGTTTCCGGCGACGCTCGGGCAGGGCGAGGCGCCGCCGTTGTTCGTGACCGGGGAGGGCAATAGTCCCGAACTGGTCAACTACCGCGTCAGCGGACGCTTCTATGTCGTCGACCGCCTTTTCGAGCGCGCGGAGCTTCGTCATGGAACGAAGCGGCAGACCGTCGTGCGCATTGTCCGCGTCGGCCCCGGAGCGAGCCGGTGA
- the trbJ gene encoding P-type conjugative transfer protein TrbJ: MLLAAAAIPALLLAVPPATAMPVFDQANYSQNLLTAARTLKQIDQQIRQLQNEAQMLANMDKHLKRVDFPELEKLKDNLARVDALMEKAEGIDFGVDQLDARMAALFPKDFSGLPRSASVANAKARLDTAMASYRRTLAVQSRIAADVKADAAVLADVAARSSSAEGSLQAQQATNQLLALAAKQQMQLQQMMAAAYEADMIDRARAAQSAAEARERTRRFLGDGKAYTPIR; this comes from the coding sequence ATGCTGCTTGCCGCTGCCGCCATTCCGGCGCTGCTGCTCGCCGTGCCGCCCGCCACCGCGATGCCGGTTTTCGACCAGGCCAATTATTCGCAGAACCTGCTCACAGCCGCGCGCACGCTCAAGCAGATCGACCAGCAGATCCGGCAGCTCCAGAATGAAGCGCAGATGCTTGCCAACATGGACAAGCATCTGAAGCGAGTCGACTTCCCCGAACTCGAAAAGCTGAAGGATAATCTCGCCCGCGTCGATGCGCTGATGGAAAAGGCCGAGGGGATCGACTTCGGGGTCGACCAGCTCGACGCGCGCATGGCGGCGCTGTTCCCGAAGGACTTCTCCGGCCTGCCCCGGTCGGCGAGCGTCGCCAATGCCAAGGCGCGGCTCGATACCGCGATGGCGTCGTACCGCCGCACGCTCGCGGTCCAGTCGCGCATCGCCGCCGACGTGAAGGCCGATGCCGCGGTGCTCGCCGACGTCGCGGCGCGAAGCTCGAGTGCGGAGGGCAGCCTGCAGGCGCAACAGGCGACCAACCAGCTTCTCGCTCTCGCCGCCAAGCAGCAGATGCAGCTCCAGCAGATGATGGCGGCCGCTTACGAGGCCGACATGATCGACCGCGCCCGCGCGGCGCAGAGTGCGGCGGAAGCGCGCGAGCGCACACGCCGCTTCCTCGGCGACGGCAAGGCTTACACGCCGATCCGCTGA
- the mreC gene encoding rod shape-determining protein MreC gives MARPPSRRPGYNRKAQYSLFVSYVVAVTGAAVGLLLVAVAIFDPTGFAAIRTATSEISRPASLGLRNMVSGISSLDEVLTAYWRAGSQNIALRRQVEADHNRIIEAKAISQENLRLKKLLKLVDEDESSLLTARLISSSSSSPRRFARLNAGRWQGVRTGMPVRASEGLIGRIHSITPNTAEVLLLTDNSNIVPIRRATDSVPAISTGLGDGTLEIRSLAAGRNPFSPGDILVTSGVGGIYQPNIPVAVVVRIAGEIAYGVPLANPSKVDAVVVERSFEEAVTRNEPAAAEITPGPVTNATVQ, from the coding sequence ATGGCGCGGCCACCCAGCCGGCGTCCCGGCTACAACCGCAAGGCGCAGTATAGCCTGTTCGTCAGCTATGTCGTGGCGGTCACGGGGGCTGCCGTCGGCCTCCTCTTGGTGGCCGTCGCAATCTTCGATCCGACCGGCTTTGCAGCAATCAGGACTGCGACATCCGAAATCTCGCGTCCGGCTTCACTCGGCCTGCGTAATATGGTGAGCGGCATCAGTTCGCTCGACGAGGTGCTGACCGCATATTGGCGTGCAGGATCTCAAAATATCGCACTGCGCCGTCAGGTCGAAGCCGATCACAACCGCATCATTGAAGCAAAGGCGATTTCGCAGGAAAATCTGCGCCTTAAAAAGTTACTGAAGCTGGTTGACGAGGATGAGAGCAGCTTGCTGACGGCACGATTGATTTCCTCATCCTCCTCCAGCCCTCGCCGCTTTGCGCGTTTGAACGCCGGGCGTTGGCAAGGAGTTCGAACGGGAATGCCTGTGCGCGCATCCGAAGGACTGATTGGACGCATTCATAGCATAACCCCCAATACCGCCGAAGTGCTGCTGCTGACCGATAACAGCAACATCGTGCCAATCCGCAGGGCAACCGATAGCGTCCCCGCCATATCCACCGGGCTGGGCGACGGAACGCTGGAAATCCGTTCGCTGGCGGCGGGTCGCAATCCGTTCAGCCCTGGCGACATTCTCGTGACTTCAGGTGTCGGCGGCATCTACCAGCCAAACATTCCCGTGGCAGTTGTCGTGCGAATAGCGGGAGAGATCGCCTATGGCGTACCGCTGGCCAATCCATCAAAGGTCGATGCCGTAGTCGTCGAACGCTCGTTCGAGGAAGCTGTCACGCGCAATGAACCTGCTGCGGCGGAAATCACCCCGGGGCCAGTGACAAACGCCACCGTCCAATGA